AAACGTGTTAAGGAAACAATTTGAAATGCCAGAGATGCTTTAAATTAAGTGTGAGACTAAAGCTTGAAGCTTTCGTTGGGATTAGTTGTTTTTATCCAAATCAGATGTTGCTCTGAATTATTATTTATAGCCTTTTGAAACACATTGCGCCCTTctctattttaatttttttttctttccacttGTTGTTTTCCTGtccacattttcaaaacaaccaACTCTAACTTCCCAAACACCATCCCCActcacaacaaaaaacaaaatatccaaATACAATTTTGAAACGCTTGGTACAGCTCTGAGCGAGTCTTCTTCTTCTCAAGAACCTAAACCAAAAGCTGCTCCAGTGGTTATTGAACAGTCCTCAACCGGCCAACAAATTCAGGACCCTGTCGCTAAGATCGCTCCGCAACCATCACCTCAAAAGATCGTTCAAGCAACTCCTCCTCACCCTGTCAAGTCGGCAGCCTCACCTGTTGAGGTCTTTAAACCAACTCCAACGGTTGCTCAACAATCACCTAAGAAAACAATTCATCAAGAGATTAAGACCGCACCCCCTGGAATGAAACCGGCTTCTCAGCCACTGCCCCAGCCGACGCCCCAGCAGAAGTCCCAACCGGCACCCCAGGCGACGCCCCACCAGAAGCCCCAACCGGCACCCCAGGCGACGCCCCAGCAGAAGCCCCAGCCGACACCCCAGGCGACGCCCCAGCAGAAGCCCCAGCCGACACCCCAACCGAAGCCCCAGCCAACGCCCCAGTCAACGCCCCAGTCGACGCCCCAATTGCCTAGGATAGAAACTCAAGGCCAAGCTTCTAAAGCTGTACCTGACGCTGTTATTCCAGCCACCCAGGTGGCACCAGCAGCAGCCTCTCAGCCTGAAAAGCAAGCTGCTGAGAAAATTGTAGTCGCCCCGAGCGTACAAGGTACGGCTCCTGTTGAACTAGACAAATGCTCTACGGAGCCACAATCGGTTACTCCTGAGATGAGAGAATGCGATCAAGCTGACCAGAGCAATGTTCAACAGCAACAAGTCGGTGAGGAAATCTCATTCTAACGGAGCATGCAGTTATTTGGCTTTTTGTGTTGCTCTTGCTTAGAATGTTTCAGATGTTTTGTCATTGGCATTTGGGGGATCGCAAATAGTGCTTTGACATACTTATATTGTTTGCTTGCAAGTGAAAATACAGCCTTTGTGACTTCAATAGTTCAATTGAGAATGTTTTTAGACCATCGGTTTTTAGTTGGTGGGGGCCGAACAAAAAACTTTCAAGACAAGAATTTGAAAACATGTTTATTGAAACGTTCCTTTCATATGGAAGAAAGAGCAAAAATATTccgaaaacatttttttcagaatGTTTGAACCTCTTGCAGCTTGGGGCTGCTTGATGGTTTTCAGATTCACATAGCTGTAATTTCATCCATGTTTTCTTCAGTGCTTTTGCAATGCAGTAGAATTTTGCATCTTGCtgtttgttagtttttaaaGTCACTTccagtttgtgtttttttttgcttagatGTTATTTAGATTGGTTTTGCTTGCTGATTCACGGTGCTTTGTTAAACAGTGCTTTGTTGAACTTCTGCATCTGCTTTTTGCTTTTAGCCATTGCAATGCTAACTGGCTTTAAAACTATGGCTGTGGCTTAGCCAATGACTTACTGCATTTATCTAGTTCACAGACCTTGCAGATCTCACCACAAGTACTGGTGATACATATTTAGGAAATGAAATTTGCATTTATTCTAGAGGAGCCTGatgttcaaattttcaaggaAATAAGAATTCAGTTCATATGGAACAATCACAATCACACAAAGTTAACTTGTGGCTCAAAACTGCCCAAGGCCAGTGGCTTCAATGTCAGGCCAGTAGATTTATGACCAGATAAGTCCAGTAGTGTTGTGTTTTTCAACTGTTAAATAACAACTGTTACATAACTGTGGAATATcttggaacagaaacaaaattttaaaatttcgaCCTGGAGTCTTAAAAAGACCTTGAGTATTACTTATGAATACCTCAAAAGACCGATGAGACAAAACTTCTCAACACTGTCCTAGAGGGTTTGAATGCATGTTGTCAGGACTCAgtcatttttctttcaatttgagTCGGTCAGTGAATGATTTCACTTGTTTAGCTGAGCAAAATGCTTTGCAAATTATATcagtttctgctcaaaaatcacaatttgGTACTCTATAATATTAGCATTCAGTTTGCACAAAATCT
This region of Asterias amurensis chromosome 22, ASM3211899v1 genomic DNA includes:
- the LOC139953635 gene encoding uncharacterized protein isoform X2, with the protein product MPRKSRSVSKSPGAEPRRHSARIAALPQASPEPKPSPKARTPASADKPERRGRPLGSTKNSPSPKKDANKRGRKRKSEAEAEAEEVPEAKTSKVETEETVEAKEDAKEEQEAVEAEGDGAKEDGAKKEEDTPKEAENGKDEAAEEPTEKMETNQALSESSSSQEPKPKAAPVVIEQSSTGQQIQDPVAKIAPQPSPQKIVQATPPHPVKSAASPVEVFKPTPTVAQQSPKKTIHQEIKTAPPGMKPASQPLPQPTPQQKSQPAPQATPHQKPQPAPQATPQQKPQPTPQATPQQKPQPTPQPKPQPTPQSTPQSTPQLPRIETQGQASKAVPDAVIPATQVAPAAASQPEKQAAEKIVVAPSVQGTAPVELDKCSTEPQSVTPEMRECDQADQSNVQQQQVVAEKTAEDLTKEQEVPNNNVPTEKIDTLKKDGVQHDGMNNGESVAAAVAV